A region from the Chitinivibrionales bacterium genome encodes:
- a CDS encoding 50S ribosomal protein L25, with product MDIIKLKARPRAGSGKSYTRKARVSGWIPAIYYGRSRQPTTIEIDANEFTRLVRAKKTRSLFNLSLTEEEGKEAVAIIKEIQRDTIDRKRFLHIDFQRVAMDEKVTVGVPVELTGLPPIGVKEMGGVLQHPAKIIRVECLPANIPEKISVDVSMLKIGDSVHVRDITVQNAVIKDSPDEVVAVVIVPTEEVVTAPEPTAAVEGAEGAVPAAEGAEGAEAAAAPAAEGAEGAAAKPGAPAAGGKPGAPAKPGAPAAAKPGAPAKPGVAPAKPGAAPAKPGAAPAAAPGKDAKGAKGGK from the coding sequence TTGGACATCATCAAACTCAAGGCGCGGCCGCGGGCAGGGTCGGGAAAATCCTATACGCGCAAGGCGCGTGTCAGCGGGTGGATTCCCGCCATTTATTACGGCCGCAGCAGGCAGCCCACAACCATTGAGATAGACGCGAACGAGTTTACCCGTCTCGTGCGGGCGAAAAAAACCAGAAGCCTTTTCAACCTCAGCCTCACCGAGGAAGAGGGCAAGGAGGCCGTTGCGATCATCAAGGAGATCCAGCGCGACACCATCGACAGGAAACGCTTCCTGCACATAGATTTTCAGCGCGTGGCCATGGACGAAAAGGTGACCGTGGGCGTTCCGGTCGAGCTCACTGGCCTGCCTCCCATCGGCGTCAAGGAAATGGGCGGCGTTCTGCAGCATCCGGCCAAGATCATCAGAGTGGAATGCCTGCCGGCAAATATCCCCGAAAAAATCAGCGTCGACGTTTCGATGCTCAAAATCGGGGACTCGGTGCACGTCCGCGACATCACGGTGCAGAACGCCGTGATAAAAGATTCCCCGGACGAAGTCGTCGCGGTGGTGATCGTGCCCACCGAAGAAGTGGTCACGGCTCCGGAGCCCACCGCAGCGGTGGAAGGCGCCGAAGGCGCGGTTCCCGCGGCGGAAGGCGCGGAAGGCGCAGAGGCCGCCGCCGCTCCTGCAGCAGAAGGCGCGGAAGGCGCAGCTGCGAAGCCCGGTGCGCCGGCCGCCGGCGGAAAGCCCGGCGCTCCCGCAAAACCAGGCGCCCCGGCTGCGGCGAAGCCAGGTGCGCCCGCAAAACCCGGAGTTGCTCCTGCAAAACCGGGCGCCGCTCCTGCAAAACCAGGCGCGGCCCCTGCTGCGGCACCCGGCAAGGACGCAAAAGGCGCAAAGGGCGGCAAGTAA
- the pth gene encoding aminoacyl-tRNA hydrolase — protein sequence MAAFVNFLRFFSRKKPPAGTDVIIFGIGNPGQKYEGTRHNVGFMVLDCLAQSLSGAAVRSEALFDARTGTLRGKKVALVKPTTFVNRCGEAFSASGGLFAVPKAACLVVADDFNLPLGAIRLRRGGSDGGHNGLASIIERTGPDFPRLRVGIGPLPQGEGSVDFVLGKFTESETARLDAAVKCAADAAAAFCSDGIDKAMNRYNRSMEKNSRP from the coding sequence GTGGCGGCATTTGTCAATTTTTTACGGTTCTTTTCCAGGAAAAAGCCGCCCGCGGGCACCGATGTCATCATTTTCGGCATCGGCAATCCCGGGCAGAAATACGAGGGCACCAGGCACAACGTGGGTTTCATGGTGCTCGATTGCCTGGCGCAATCGTTATCGGGCGCGGCCGTCCGCAGCGAGGCGTTGTTTGACGCCCGCACCGGAACGCTTCGCGGAAAGAAAGTTGCTCTTGTCAAGCCCACAACGTTCGTGAACCGCTGCGGCGAGGCCTTTTCGGCAAGCGGCGGGCTGTTCGCGGTGCCGAAAGCGGCGTGCCTCGTTGTCGCGGACGATTTCAACCTGCCGCTCGGCGCGATCAGGCTCAGGCGCGGCGGGTCGGACGGCGGACACAACGGGCTGGCGTCGATCATCGAACGCACCGGGCCCGATTTTCCGCGGCTGCGCGTGGGCATCGGCCCGCTTCCGCAGGGCGAAGGCTCGGTCGATTTCGTGCTGGGAAAATTTACCGAATCCGAAACCGCCCGTCTCGATGCGGCGGTGAAATGCGCGGCGGATGCCGCGGCGGCGTTCTGCAGCGACGGCATAGACAAGGCGATGAACCGGTATAACAGGAGTATGGAAAAAAACAGCCGGCCATGA
- the rpsF gene encoding 30S ribosomal protein S6, whose translation MKRPYESVVIFDATLPEITIHGENAKLEEFFRKNAAFEKTVVMGKKMLAYPIRKKKTGIFHLYLYSGEGDVAGKLEKHLKLNETVLRHLSVGRVPGTSRLVEASTPTEGAQA comes from the coding sequence TTGAAACGACCCTACGAATCTGTCGTCATTTTTGACGCAACTCTTCCCGAAATCACGATCCATGGCGAAAACGCCAAGCTGGAAGAGTTCTTCCGCAAGAACGCCGCATTTGAAAAGACCGTGGTGATGGGCAAGAAGATGCTTGCATATCCCATCCGGAAGAAGAAGACCGGCATTTTCCACCTGTATCTTTACAGCGGCGAAGGGGACGTTGCCGGCAAGCTGGAAAAACACCTCAAGCTCAACGAGACCGTGCTCCGTCATCTGAGCGTGGGACGGGTGCCGGGGACCTCCAGGCTCGTCGAGGCATCAACACCAACGGAAGGGGCGCAGGCATAA